Below is a genomic region from Myxococcus fulvus.
GGAGCACGAGGCGGCGTGGCCGGAGGTGGCCGACCCCCGGCGCACGCGCGAGGAGAACCTGTTGGCGGCGTGCTCACAGCTCGCCCAGGCCAACCTGCGGGCTCAGCGCGTGGGCCGCCTGGCGGAGATGGCCTCCACGGTGGTGGCGCTCGCGGTGGGGCGGGACGGCGCGGCGGTGGTGCACGTCGGCGACAGCCGCCTGTACCGCTTGCGGGGGGGGCAGCTGGAGCCGCTCACCCGGGACCACTCGTTCATCGAGGAGCTGCGCGACGTGGGCATGGAGCCCCCGGGCGGCGCCTCCAACTGGCGGCACCTCATCACCCGGGCGCTGGGCACCGACAACGCGGAGCCCACGCTCCAGCGGCTCCACGCCCAGTCCGGAGACGTCTTCCTCCTGTGCTCGGATGGTCTCTACGAGCCGCTGGGCCTGGAGGGGCTGACTCGCAGGCTGTGTCTGTCCTCGGCCCGTGAGGTCTGCGACGCACTGGTGGCGGATGCCTTCGAGGCGGGGGGCAAGGACAACATCACCGCCGTCGTCCTGCGGGTCGCCGACGCGTGAGAACACGTCAGTGAAGGTGGGAGGGTCAACCGGGGGCTCCCGGGTCATCCTCGCCTTACTGCGAAATCCCCGGATGTTGCGGTAGGGTGGGCCCTCCCGGTGGTGCTCCCATCCGGGGCCTTCCCCCTCTCGTCCGACATCGCAGCGCATGACGCACAGCCTCGCCGCTCGTCTGACCGCCGCCATCACGCTGGTCATCCTGGTCCTCACCGCGCTGTGCGTGACGTTCACGGGCGTCGTGCTGCGCTCCCGGATGGACACGGAGCTGGCGCATTCCCTCACCCAGGACGAGTCCGCCTGGAGCCGGCTGGTGGCCCAGGAGGGCCGCACGCTGCGGGTCCTGCTGCGCAGCGCCGCGGCGAACGCCCGGCTGCGGGAGTTGTTGTCCGGGCCCACGTTGGATGCCGCCGCGCTCCAGGCCTTCGCCAAGGAGCAGCAGGCGCTGGTGTCGGTGGAGCTCCTGCTCATCACCCGGCCCGAGGGTGAGCTGGTCGCGGGCTCGTACGCGGGCGCGCTGCCCGCGCTCGCGGGGATGGTGAAGTCCGGCACGCCGGGCGTGCTCTTCGTGGGCGAGACGCCGTACTGGGCGGTGTCCCGGCCGGTGGAGGTGGACGGACGCGGCGTGGGGCACCTGGTGCTCGGCAGCCGGTTCGACGACGCGCCGCTGAAGGACTTGCGCAACCAGCGGGGCGTGGAGCTGGTGCTGCATGCGGGCACGCGGTTGGTGGCGCGCTCCGTCGACACGGTGTCGCCGGAGGCGTTGCTGGCGGCGGTGGACGCGGCGGCGGAGGGGGAGGGGCGGGTGGAGGTGGAGGACGTGAGCTTCCGCGTGGCGCGTCAGCCGGTGGGCGCGGGGCTGGAGTTGGTGCTCGCGCGGGACGAGAGCACGGAGGCGTCGCGCTTCACCACGGCGGTGGTGCTCATCGTCGGGTTGGGGTTGTTCACGGCGCTGGCGGCTGGCGGCATCATCTTCCTGTTGGTGCGGCGGATGACGGGCCCCTTGAGGGAGCTGACGGCGGCGGCGGCGCGGGTGGTGGCGGAGGGCGACTTCCGGGGCACGCTGGAGGTGCACTCGCGGGATGAGATTGGACAGCTGGCGTCGTCCTTCGCGGAGATGATGGTGCAGCTGCGCTCGTTGCTGATGGCGCTGAAGGGCTCGGCGGAGCAGCTGGAGTCCGCGGCGTCGCAGCTCACCGAGTCCGCGACGGTGCAGAACGAGGCGGTGTCCCAGCAGGCGGTGGCGCTGCACGAGACGCAGCTGGCGGCGCAGCAGCTCCAGGAGAGCTCGCGCGCGGCGGCGAAGCGGGTGGAGACGATTCAGCGCGAGGCGGAGAAGGCGAGCGGCTTCGGTCAGGCGGGCGAGGCGGCGGTGTCCGGCAGCGTGGGCGGGCTCACGCACATCCGCTCGCACGTGGAGCAGATTGGCCGCACCATCTCCGAGCTGCATCAGCGCACGCGGCTGGTGGGCGACATCACCCGCACGGTGAAGGACCTGGCGGACCAGTCCAACGTGCTGGCGCTCAACGCGTCCATCGAGGCGGCGCGCAGCGGGGACCAGGGTCGGGCGTTCTCGGTGGTGGCTCGCAACATGCGTTCGCTGGCGGACCAGTCTGCGGGCGCGACGACGCGCGTGCAGGGCATCCTGGGCGACATCGGTCGGGCCATCTCGGACGCGGTGCGCATCAGCGAGGGCGGGGCGCGCGAGGTGGAGGGCGGCCTGGAGCAGGTGCGCGCGGCGGGAGAGAGCCTGCGCTCGCTGGCGGGCATCATCCAGAGCAATGGTCAGACGGTGAAGAGCATCTCGGACGCCGTGCGCCAGCAGGACGCGGGCATCGCGGAGTTGTTCGCCGCGCTGAGCTCCATGGCGGACGTGGCGGACCAGATTGTCGACCGCATGGCGGAGAGTGAGCAGGCCGCCATCCAGCTCTCCGCTGCTTCGGGCGAGCTGTCCGCCATCGTCGGCCGCTACCAGATTTGAGCGGCCCGTTGGGTGGGCCCCTCGTGAGTGGACGAGGGGCCGAGGCGCGGGCGCTTCAGCCCAGCTCGCCGCCGTCGATGGCGTGCGCGGCGCCGGTGATGGCTCCCGCGGCGTCCGAGGCGAGGAACAGGCACAGCGCGGCCACCTCCTCCGGCTGGACGATGCGGCCCATGGCGTTCATCGACGCGAGCGCCTCGCGCGCCTGCTCCCCGCTGCGGCCCGTCGTCTGCGTAATCGCCGCCGTGGCGTTGGAGAACATGTCCGTCTCCACCCAGCCCGGGTTCACCGCGTTCACGGTGATGTTCTTCTTGGCGTACTCCACCGCGAGCGCGCGCGTCAGGCCCAGGAGGGCGTGCTTGGAGGCGCAGTACGCGGACGTGTACTTCATGCCCCGCACCGCGGCCATGGAGCCGATGTTGATGACGCGGCCGCCGCCCTCCTTGGCCATCGCGGGCATCAGCTCCCGACAGAGGATGAAGGGCGCCGTCACGTTGATGGCCATCACCTTCGCCAAATCCTCCGTGCGCGTCTTGGTGAGCGGCGCGGACACGGTGATGCCCGCGTTGTTCACCAGCACCCGGGGCGTGCCCTCCGCGAGGATGGTCTTCGTCGCGGCCATCAGCGCCTCCTCGCTCGCCACGTCCACGACGAGCGGCCGGACGCCCTCTCCGCCCTCCTTCGCGAGCGCCTCGAGTGCGTCCGCCGCGCGGGCCAGGGCCCAGACGCGATAGCCCTCGCGAGCGAAGGACAGCGCCACGGCGCGGCCGATGCCCCGGCTCGCACCCGTCACCACCACGGTCTTCTGGGTCGTCGTCATGGCGCGCGAGCCTAGCGCCCCAGCGTCGACAAGGGGGCAC
It encodes:
- a CDS encoding PP2C family protein-serine/threonine phosphatase; protein product: MLRFESAGQTHIGRRPHNEDSYCVLPELGLYVVADGLGGQEGGEVASRCVVDTFAGLGQRWEREHEAAWPEVADPRRTREENLLAACSQLAQANLRAQRVGRLAEMASTVVALAVGRDGAAVVHVGDSRLYRLRGGQLEPLTRDHSFIEELRDVGMEPPGGASNWRHLITRALGTDNAEPTLQRLHAQSGDVFLLCSDGLYEPLGLEGLTRRLCLSSAREVCDALVADAFEAGGKDNITAVVLRVADA
- a CDS encoding methyl-accepting chemotaxis protein, whose amino-acid sequence is MTHSLAARLTAAITLVILVLTALCVTFTGVVLRSRMDTELAHSLTQDESAWSRLVAQEGRTLRVLLRSAAANARLRELLSGPTLDAAALQAFAKEQQALVSVELLLITRPEGELVAGSYAGALPALAGMVKSGTPGVLFVGETPYWAVSRPVEVDGRGVGHLVLGSRFDDAPLKDLRNQRGVELVLHAGTRLVARSVDTVSPEALLAAVDAAAEGEGRVEVEDVSFRVARQPVGAGLELVLARDESTEASRFTTAVVLIVGLGLFTALAAGGIIFLLVRRMTGPLRELTAAAARVVAEGDFRGTLEVHSRDEIGQLASSFAEMMVQLRSLLMALKGSAEQLESAASQLTESATVQNEAVSQQAVALHETQLAAQQLQESSRAAAKRVETIQREAEKASGFGQAGEAAVSGSVGGLTHIRSHVEQIGRTISELHQRTRLVGDITRTVKDLADQSNVLALNASIEAARSGDQGRAFSVVARNMRSLADQSAGATTRVQGILGDIGRAISDAVRISEGGAREVEGGLEQVRAAGESLRSLAGIIQSNGQTVKSISDAVRQQDAGIAELFAALSSMADVADQIVDRMAESEQAAIQLSAASGELSAIVGRYQI
- a CDS encoding SDR family NAD(P)-dependent oxidoreductase; translation: MTTTQKTVVVTGASRGIGRAVALSFAREGYRVWALARAADALEALAKEGGEGVRPLVVDVASEEALMAATKTILAEGTPRVLVNNAGITVSAPLTKTRTEDLAKVMAINVTAPFILCRELMPAMAKEGGGRVINIGSMAAVRGMKYTSAYCASKHALLGLTRALAVEYAKKNITVNAVNPGWVETDMFSNATAAITQTTGRSGEQAREALASMNAMGRIVQPEEVAALCLFLASDAAGAITGAAHAIDGGELG